One Candidatus Bathyarchaeota archaeon genomic window carries:
- the twy1 gene encoding 4-demethylwyosine synthase TYW1 yields MGIPEELRRVYRRQGYQLVGAHSAVKTCHWTRRSLNTGGEEHCYKQRFYGIPCHRCLQMTPSLGRCLQSCVFCWRAQPGDLGIDWGQTSFPLEEAEEPEAIVESCLEAHRRAIRGFGGNPRVPRGFLEEALNPVHAAISLEGEPTLYPYLGELVEAFSNHGFKSVFIVTNGLRPDALSTLSREPSQLYVSLCAPDEETYRRTCRPLIPDGWRRLMETLELLNSFKCPTVLRHTLVPGLNMHNPSGYAKLALMAGATYLEPKAAKSVGFARRRFSYDEMAWHRDIRAFAEELARESGYRILDEQPQSSIVLLSRLDRPRKLY; encoded by the coding sequence ATGGGAATCCCCGAGGAGCTCAGAAGGGTTTATAGGAGGCAGGGCTACCAGCTCGTGGGGGCGCACAGCGCTGTCAAGACCTGCCACTGGACGAGGAGGAGCCTGAACACCGGGGGAGAGGAGCACTGCTACAAGCAGAGGTTCTACGGCATACCATGCCATAGGTGCCTCCAGATGACCCCAAGCCTAGGCAGATGCCTCCAGAGCTGCGTATTCTGCTGGAGGGCCCAGCCGGGCGACCTAGGCATAGACTGGGGACAGACAAGTTTTCCACTGGAGGAGGCTGAGGAGCCCGAGGCCATCGTGGAATCATGCCTGGAGGCCCATAGAAGGGCCATCAGGGGATTTGGGGGAAACCCAAGGGTTCCAAGGGGGTTCCTAGAGGAGGCCCTAAACCCGGTCCACGCGGCCATAAGCCTAGAAGGGGAGCCAACCCTCTACCCATACCTAGGAGAGCTCGTCGAGGCCTTCTCCAACCACGGGTTCAAATCAGTCTTCATCGTGACCAACGGCCTCAGGCCTGATGCCCTCTCAACCCTCAGCCGTGAGCCTAGCCAGCTCTACGTCAGCCTCTGCGCCCCTGATGAGGAGACCTACAGGAGGACATGTAGGCCCCTAATCCCGGACGGGTGGAGGAGGCTCATGGAGACCCTGGAGCTACTGAACAGCTTCAAATGCCCAACGGTTCTAAGGCACACCCTCGTCCCCGGGTTGAATATGCACAACCCCTCCGGATACGCAAAGCTCGCATTGATGGCTGGAGCAACATACCTAGAACCCAAGGCTGCCAAGTCGGTCGGCTTCGCGAGGCGCCGCTTCAGCTACGATGAGATGGCCTGGCACAGAGATATCCGTGCCTTCGCAGAGGAGCTGGCTAGGGAGTCGGGTTACCGCATCTTGGACG